One window of the Montipora foliosa isolate CH-2021 chromosome 4, ASM3666993v2, whole genome shotgun sequence genome contains the following:
- the LOC138000941 gene encoding uncharacterized protein → MSSVFLRDVGGLAPFRCSDTAGISARWERWPRAFELFADGKGVKHADQKKALMLHTAGLSVQDIFFTLDEGTGENNYLKAKDALDKYFKPQANVPYERLCFREMSQLPSETVEQFVTRLRQKAQSCEFGDAAAVDEQIRDQVISKCLSHNIRRKHLEKGKILTLQQLREIARVMEDSEKQARKIEGAANEVNRVSVNSNEKGNPRVCGKQSTVRCFCCGNVGHKANDKVCPARGKRCRKCNNPGHFEKVCKTKLKTSEGRKGGKDRRVRQVGVGVDETDDSEYAFGVLGGADNPDNGEISVKIGEVQVTMIIDSESEGHALLGRETAIALGVLQLGPQINSLQLSTDGENREPSILDKFSVKYIPGPKNIADSLSRLLHPTSKSKERNRTDEYVQWVAQESTPVALTTREIESASEEDPELQSVRECLLSGRWHDIEFKEYLPMRGELCAIGKLVLRGTRIVVPKELRSHVLELAHEGHPGIVAMKQRLRSKVWWPGLDKDAERVCKTCHGCQLVSQPLKPEPMTRTEFPSAPWQHLAADLLGPLPSGDYIFVVVDYSRFFEMEFTKSITTEKIVSLMSKMFVTHSLPLFLKN, encoded by the exons ATGTCGAGCGTATTTTTGAGAGATGTGGGTGGATTAGCGCCTTTTCGTTGTTCCGATACGGCTGGAATTTCTGCGCGATGGGAAAGATGGCCTCGAGCTTTTGAGTTATTTGCGGATGGGAAAGGAGTCAAACATGCTGACCAGAAGAAAGCTTTAATGTTGCATACCGCTGGGTTAAGTGTTCAGGATATTTTCTTCACACTGGATGAAGGAACAGGCGAAAACAATTATCTCAAGGCAAAGGATGCGTtggataaatattttaagccgcaAGCAAATGTTCCGTACGAAAGGCTTTGTTTTCGTGAGATGAGTCAACTGCCAAGCGAAACTGTGGAACAGTTTGTGACGCGACTGAGGCAGAAAGCCCAATCTTGTGAATTTGGAGATGCTGCTGCTGTGGATGAGCAAATTCGCGACCAGGTGATCAGCAAGTGTTTGTCACACAACATTCGCCGAAAGCATCttgagaaagggaaaattttgacTCTTCAGCAACTGAGAGAAATCGCTCGCGTTATGGAAGATTCTGAGAAACAGGCTCGCAAGATTGAAGGTGCAGCGAACGAAGTGAACCGTGTTAGTGTTAATTCGAATGAAAAAGGAAACCCGAGAGTATGTGGAAAACAAAGTACCGTTCGATGTTTTTGTTGTGGAAATGTGGGTCATAAGGCCAATGATAAAGTTTGCCCCGCAAGAGGAAAAAGGTGCAGAAAGTGTAATAATCCGGGCCATTTCGAGAAAGTGTGCAAAACTAAACTGAAGACATCAGAGGGGAGGAAAGGCGGCAAGGATCGCAGGGTAAGGCAAGTAGGTGTTGGAGTTGATGAAACTGATGATAGTGAATATGCTTTTGGTGTTTTGGGTGGTGCAGATAACCCAGACAATGGCGAAATTTCTGTGAAGATAGGAGAGGTTCAAGTTACCATGATTATTGATTCAG AGAGTGAGGGGCATGCCCTTTTGGGGCGGGAGACAGCTATTGCTCTAGGGGTGTTGCAGCTGGGACCTCAAATCAATTCACTGCAGTTATCCACTGATGGGGAAAACAGGGAACCCAGTATTTTAGACAAGTTTTCAGTCAAATACATTCCAGGTCCAAAGAACATTGCAGATTCCTTATCACGCCTGTTGCATCCAACGTCAAAATCCAAAGAGAGAAACCGGACAGATGAGTATGTGCAATGGGTAGCCCAAGAGTCCACACCCGTTGCCTTAACAACTCGTGAAATTGAGAGCGCCTCAGAGGAGGATCCAGAACTTCAAAGTGTACGAGAATGTCTCTTAAGTGGGAGATGGCATGACATTGAATTTAAAGAGTACTTACCTATGCGAGGTGAATTGTGTGCCATTGGAAAGCTTGTTCTTCGTGGAACTCGAATTGTAGTACCAAAAGAACTTCGGAGTCATGTACTAGAGTTAGCACATGAAGGTCATCCTGGCATCGTGGCAATGAAACAACGATTGAGAAGTAAAGTGTGGTGGCCGGGACTTGACAAGGACGCAGAGAGAGTATGTAAGACTTGTCATGGCTGTCAGCTagtctcacaacccttaaaACCTGAACCGATGACACGTACAGAATTTCCTTCAGCACCCTGGCAACATTTAGCCGCTGACCTGCTGGGCCCACTGCCTTCTGGCGATTACATTTTTGTTGTAGTAGACTACAGCAGATTCTTTGAGATGGAATTTACCAAATCAATAACCACTGAGAAGATTGTATCACTAATGTCGAAGATGTTTGTCACTCATAGCCTTCCCCTTTTCCTTAAGAACTGA